The following coding sequences are from one Capsicum annuum cultivar UCD-10X-F1 chromosome 3, UCD10Xv1.1, whole genome shotgun sequence window:
- the LOC107864383 gene encoding 6,7,8-trihydroxycoumarin synthase, whose product MILFLLFVAFPIILIFLLPKAKKGCKNTFPPGPIGLPLIGNLHQYDTLTPHLYFWKLSKKYGKIFSLKLGSATMVVVSSAKLAKEVLKTQDLVFCSRPSILGQQKLSYNGRDMVFAPYNDYWREMRKICVLHLFSLKKVQLYNPIREDEVARMIKKISQQAAASQVTNLSNIMISLISTIICRVAFGVRFDDETHEKKRFDLLLAESQAMMASFFVSDFFPSLSWIDKFTGLTDRLERNFKDLDEFYEDLIEQHKKPNRPKSMEGDIVDLLLQLQSTPIDLTLEDIKGLLMNVLVAGSDTSAAAVVWAMTALIKNPKVMKKVQEEIRSSIGSKGIVKEDDVKNMPYFKAMIKEALRLYPPVPLLVPRESMGNSTLEGYEIQARTILQVNSWAIARDPEIWENSEEFIPERFLNSDVDFKGQHYELIPFGAGRRGCPGIALGVASAELALSNLLYTFDWELPHGMKKEDVDTNVRPGITMHKKNELCLIAKNYF is encoded by the exons ATGATTCTCTTTCTACTCTTTGTCGCCTTTCctatcattcttatttttcttcttcctaaAGCCAAAAAGGGCTGCAAAAATACATTTCCACCAGGTCCTATAGGGCTTCCACTCATTGGAAATTTGCATCAATATGATACTTTAACCCCTCATCTCTATTTTTGGAAACTTTCCAAGAAATATGGGAAAATTTTCTCATTGAAACTTGGTTCTGCTACTATGGTTGTAGTTTCTTCAGCAAAATTAGCAAAAGAAGTATTGAAGACACAAGATTTAGTATTTTGTAGTAGACCTTCAATTCTTGGGCAGCAAAAATTGTCTTACAATGGTCGCGACATGGTCTTTGCACCTTATAATGACTATTGGAGAGAGATGAGGAAAATTTGTGTGCTTCATCTATTTAGTCTAAAGAAAGTGCAATTATATAATCCAATTCGCGAAGATGAAGTAGCAAGAATGATCAAGAAAATATCTCAGCAAGCTGCTGCTTCTCAAGTTACAAATTTGAGCAATATAATGATTTCACTAATAAGTACTATTATTTGTAGAGTTGCTTTTGGTGTTAGGTTTGATGATGAAACGCATGAAAAGAAGAGATTTGATCTTCTTTTGGCTGAATCTCAAGCTATGATGGCTAGCTTTTTTGTGTCCgacttttttccttctttaagcTGGATTGATAAGTTTACTGGATTGACAGATAGACTTGAAAGGAATTTCAAGGATTTGGATGAGTTTTACGAAGATCTAATTGAACAGCATAAGAAGCCCAATAGGCCAAAATCCATGGAAGGAGATATTGTTGATCTTTTGCTTCAATTGCAATCAACACCAATTGATCTAACTCTGGAGGATATAAAAGGACTTCTAATG aatGTATTAGTTGCTGGATCAGACACTAGCGCAGCTGCAGTAGTATGGGCAATGACGGCCTTGATAAAGAATCCAAAAGTCATGAAGAAAGTCCAAGAAGAAATAAGAAGCTCAATTGGGAGCAAAGGAATTGTGAAGGAAGATGATGTTAAAAATATGCCTTATTTTAAAGCAATGATAAAAGAGGCTTTAAGATTATATCCACCAGTTCCACTTCTAGTGCCGAGAGAATCAATGGGAAACTCAACACTAGAAGGCTATGAAATTCAGGCAAGAACTATACTTCAGGTTAACTCATGGGCAATTGCAAGAGATCCTGAAATATGGGAAAATTCTGAAGAATTTATACCTGAGAGATTCTTAAATAGTGACGTCGACTTCAAGGGACAACACTATGAGCTAATTCCATTTGGAGCAGGAAGAAGAGGATGTCCAGGAATTGCACTTGGGGTTGCATCCGCGGAACTAGCATTATCAAATCTTCTTTACACATTTGATTGGGAGTTACCTCATGGGATGAAAAAAGAGGACGTTGACACAAATGTTAGACCTGGAATTAccatgcataagaaaaatgagCTTTGCCTTATCGCTAAAAATTATTTCTAG